Proteins found in one Macrobrachium nipponense isolate FS-2020 chromosome 4, ASM1510439v2, whole genome shotgun sequence genomic segment:
- the LOC135211180 gene encoding uncharacterized protein LOC135211180 isoform X4 — protein sequence MENNKSIGQFHSGQESHKQKMKLFSLHVYFLLTSSTMVTNVCLAICGCNDTGQVYIQYKPPATGWFKLMSGRPCFRRELSMKINNAVFEYTLCYTRHWMLYERSSRDNSTTTIQKFSRKGNKLKIICPPTDCRRSTVIVSGPEYLSGTYYPVHDGKVLTEEINITQWGMIGPTTTFINMTAKRTPISPSPVMTLSELSTCLQNRRAISGVKDDVFNRTKSVVYVRKDSNFNLTKTPEGDFWWIIYVVEKQLLDEYHKSKCINVYTGKMLHHQ from the exons GTCAGTTTCACTCTGGACAAGAGAgtcataaacaaaaaatgaagctCTTCTCTTTGCATGTATATTTTCTGCTAACGAGTTCAACAATGGTGACTA ATGTGTGTTTAGCAATCTGCGGATGTAATGATACAGGTCAAGTGTACATTCAGTATAAGCCTCCAGCCACCGGATGGTTTAAGCTCATGTCCGGACGCCCTTGTTTTCGTCGCGAGTTATCTATGAAGATAAACAACGCTGTATTCGAATACACCCTTTGTTACACGAGACATTGGATGCTTTACGAGAGATCCTCACGGGACAACTCCACA ACAACAATTCAGAAATTTAGCAGAAAAGGAAATAAGCTCAAGATCATCTGCCCAC CAACCGACTGTAGGCGTTCAACAGTTATAGTTAGCGGACCTGAGTACCTCTCAGGTACATACTATCCAGTGCATGATGGCAAGGTATTGACAGAAGAAATCAACATCACACAATGGGGAATGATTGGTCCTACAACAACATTCATCAATATGACAGCAAAAAGGACACCAATATCACCTTCACCAGTAATGACACTGTCAGAGCTTTCTACATGTCTGCAAAATCGTAGGGCCATTTCCGGAGTGAAAGATGATGTTTTCAACAGAACAAAATCAGTCGTTTATGTCCGAAAAGACAGCAATTTCAATTTGACAAAAACACCAGAAGGAGACTTTTGGTGGATAA TTTATGTTGTTGAAAAACAATTACTGGATGAATACCACAAGAGCAAATGCATTAACGTGTACACAG